The region aaggtacataggtaaaGGAGAGGTAATTAAGGATATTCCTGTTCATAGGGAAACGTACTTAAATTGTTTATGAGAAAGTGGTGTTATATCACCCACCACCTTGGTAGTGGTTTGTggtattattataattaattaagcaTTAGGAATTTGAATCCAAGTTGAAGATGTGCAGCAGAAGAAGTATATGAGAGTTATTTGGCATTTTGTTGGGAAGGAATCTTGTGGTGTTTAGAGAATATATAGTATATTACATATGATGTTTCTTATCTCATTCCTGAACTTACTCATTGACCTATCAAAGTCCTTGACGAGCACTGTTTGcatattatagtttttttctGTGTGCTTCCTTAGGACGTGACGATGCAGTGCAGATGCAGAGAGAAAGGACGACCAATCTGAAAAAATTAACAATAGTAACAATTAGTGTTTGAGTATTATGGAAAACGAAGCACCAAACATAGGGTGTAGAAAAAAGGTTAAAGGACGGGTTAGGTTGGTTTGCAAGTCGCAATCTGTCAAAGCTATTAAACAATGACACATTATAATAacaacatttgtttttctttatcatgATCACCAAAATCAAGAAGATAGCtgaatgatttttaattaatgtccAATGTATAAGCACTTTGTTTCTACGGAAATAGCTCAGGCCACTAAATTTTCAACTGTGAGATACATTATATTAAGAGTATGAGTACCCTTACAACATTTCTGAATAACACCCTTCTGATTTTGCTAAGAGGTATCTTCTTCAGAACATCGTTGTCCTGAAGTCAAAAGCAacacaaataaagaaaaaatagtgatTACAGAGATGAGGAAACTGGGAGCTGTATTTGACAGTTTTCGACAGTTCATACTATAAAATCATTTAGCTAGTTTTTATCTGATATCATCATCTATCACTAATCACCCactattattctatttaatcaCACCTTAACTTACACATAATAACATCTTAATCGTGCAATTATGAATTATTCACACACAAGTATATTTATATGCACCTCtctattatttgttaatatatgAACTACCAgtttaaaagttgtttatgatttatttttgtaataattacatTCAAAATCATTCTAAAAatgaacttttttaataaaaactgtTGCATTTATGCATGTCTATTATATATACGATAGAAGTGCAAACAAAACTAGGaagtaaaaggaaaaacatagaAAACTGCATCTCACAAAGGTTGAAATGAAAGACCCACTACAGAATATTCCACCTGTACAAAGAACACTTTTTATAGTAGtttttttcagattttataTGGGTTGATACTACTAATATATAAAGTGATATACAACATAAGTTTGTCtctaaattaatatacaataaattctCTATAACaagtcaaaatattttaatattaggaGAGACCTTTCTACATTAATTCatgttataattattactatagAAGGATTTCTGTATTAAATCAATTTAGGATATCACtgatttagaatttaaattttcgtttgatattaattttacttttttatgtttttaaattttgaaaataatgtcAACGCGTCattctataaatatatacatgtcGTAGACATAAATTctatactatttattttaaatagtaaatacaatttatcaataattttatttaagtgcatcatcatataaatatgaaggttaaataaaaaatatagactaaatgacatacataaaaaactacaacattaatgataacagataaagttttcttttataaaacatatttaaaaatgcaaATGTGATTTTGCAGAATATACGAAGTGTTACATTTTTTTGTTCCTAGAATTGAAtgctaagaaaaaaaaaggcccATTTGTTAGCCCAATAGAGTGAGCCCAGTCAATATGAAATTACGACAGCATGTTCAGAGGGACTGCAGCAGAAAGCTATGGCGGAAGAACCGAAACCCCCACAACCTTCCGATCCTCCATTACCGTTTGACCCTAGTCGGagtatctctctctctctctctctctcactgtTACAGAttctattttctgtttttcttttttatgtctTCTCGCgaattgaaattttgagtttttagGGCTTCGATTTGAAACATCGGTCGTGCATTGGTATTTGTGATTGTGGACATATTCTGTAATTGACATTGCAATTGGGATGTCTGCGCTTGATTAATGATAATTCTATTTTCTTAATCTTCAATTATTGTTGAAGTGGTCGGTATCATCAAGAGGAAGGCTTTGATCAAAGACCTAGCAGCGGTATACCATGCCGAATGCCTTGCTTACTGTCAAGAGCTTTTGGAACTTCAAACCAAATGGGAAGAGGTGAAATGCAAACTCGTTTTCATCTATATTCTATTATACTTCTCTGATTAACTTTAGAGCCTCGTATACTGTTGGCATTTTAGTgctataaaaatagataatggTTGGTACACACTTCCTAGACTAGTCACATTACCTCAGTTGAGTCAGATCTTTGTGAAGAAACAGAAACCGAGTTGTGACTGTTAGTTTTGCATTATTCTGAGAATATAGCCCATTTGCAAAAGACTTCACCTGACTGCATGTAGAAGCTTTTGGATTTGGCTTATTGAACTTGAGGACTGTGCATTGGGAGAATAAGTGTCgtttaaaataa is a window of Vigna unguiculata cultivar IT97K-499-35 chromosome 4, ASM411807v1, whole genome shotgun sequence DNA encoding:
- the LOC114180257 gene encoding uncharacterized protein LOC114180257, producing MAEEPKPPQPSDPPLPFDPSRMVGIIKRKALIKDLAAVYHAECLAYCQELLELQTKWEEPFIDLKTPEESKKETVRPSKRAKKLR